The stretch of DNA CGCGATGGGCGAGGAAATCGCCGTCGATACCCTGCGCCAAGGCGTCACCGATTACATCCTGAAACAGCGCCTGGAACGCCTGGTGCCCAGTGTGCGCCGCGCCATTGCCGAGGTCGAGGCCCGCGATTCCCGTGCCCGCGCCGAGCAGGCGGTTCATGAACTGAACCAGTCGTTGCAGGCCCGACTACTGGAGGTAGAACGCCTGCGGAACACCGCCGAACGCCAAAGCCAGCGCCTGGAAGTGCAGGCGCGGCAACTGGAAGAGGCGCTGAATCTTCAAAAAACCTTTTTGGCCGAAACCAGCCACGAACTCCGCACACCCCTGACCGCCCTCCTGGGGTATCTGCGCCGTGCCGAACGCGAGGCAGGCGGCAGCCAGGTGCTGCAAGATGCCCAGCGGGTGGCCGAAAATATGACCCGCCTCGTCAACGACCTGTTGCAACTGTCGCGGGGCGAACTGGTGCAAAACATAGAGATGCACTTTATGAATCTGGGCACCCTGCTGCGGCAAGTGGGCCGAGATTTTGGCGTGCGGGCCGAGGTGCCTGACGTTGAAATCGTGGGCGATCCGGGCCGCCTGACCCAGGTCTTCGTGAATCTGGTCAGCAACGCCGTGCGCGTGTCGGGTTCCGCCGATCTGGTCAGCCTGACCGTCGTTCCCCG from Deinococcus sp. QL22 encodes:
- a CDS encoding hybrid sensor histidine kinase/response regulator — protein: MTLPIPALRAMPARGDILHILHLEDSELDHELVAMNLGDDLPWTVRLERVEDEASFIHALETDPPHLVLSDFALPGYDGLSAFHAVHARDPLLPFIIVTGAMGEEIAVDTLRQGVTDYILKQRLERLVPSVRRAIAEVEARDSRARAEQAVHELNQSLQARLLEVERLRNTAERQSQRLEVQARQLEEALNLQKTFLAETSHELRTPLTALLGYLRRAEREAGGSQVLQDAQRVAENMTRLVNDLLQLSRGELVQNIEMHFMNLGTLLRQVGRDFGVRAEVPDVEIVGDPGRLTQVFVNLVSNAVRVSGSADLVSLTVVPRAGEIEVRVVDKGPGVPDAIKPRIFDKFYRGKEAGSAGLGLTIAQQVVTSHGGTIDVLNTPGGGATFRVRLPMPDEDNGEDDAYSY